CCGCTGGTTAACTGTTACTCCTCGTTGTCTCCTCGTTTCATCATCGTTACTAAAGGAAATATGCTGAGTGTTGTCAGGATACTCCAAGGGTCCTGTTTCTAATGGTGTGTTAGCATCGGTCTGCGAACCACTGGAAAGGCTATCGTCTAAACTTTCGGCCTCATCGTCACTAATTTCATCATTACCATCGTCCCCAGtattatcatcatcataGTCTGAGCCCCTGTAATCCCTTACGTTTTCGCTTGATATATTAGAGTCAGAAACAGAGTGGTTATTGATAGAAcgatttgaaaagtttaCGTCTGAGCCCGGTTCAAAAAGTTCTAATTCTTGGCTGCTGATTGCACTGGCATTGGGTGGTTCCacttcatcatcaacggTGTGATTCATATCATCGCTATCAGTGTATATACTGTTGGAGTCTTGCCCCCCCACATGAGTCTCGCCCAAGGTTGGTCTGTCTTCTTGTGAATTGATACCTGAACTCAAGGATTTTGGCCGCAATATTTGGGATGTCTCTTCTGTGGAGCTTTCGTCACCCTCATCTACGGATTGGATGTCCTGAAGAAGGGGTTTATGTTTTGGTCGCTGTATATCCGATGCAACGTTACGGCCCTTGATTACAAGGGCAGGACCTTCCCCTTCTTCGTTTTGGTCCTGATGCTGTCCTCTGAACATCATGATCGACCTATACATATCCACAGGAGTAATATCGGTGGAATTTCTTCTGCTGGCAAAGCGTTCGCCCGCGTGGTTagtcgacgacgacgacgttTCTGTATAATGAGTACCATCTCCCGTTGATGACCCCGAACTGTTATCTATCTTCATTCGGTCTGGTAAGTTCGTATCTTGAGACTCCTCTGAGTGAAACGACTGTTCGTCCCTATTCACCTTCCTACCACTGAACAGCTTCTCTTGAAAGTCGGGATCCGCCGCATTGGGCCCTTGCACCGCGTTCGACCGTTGTGTTTGGACACTACTGTAAGTTCTCGCGTTGAATGTGTGTGTCGCCTGGTGGCTCCTCTTGGTCATCTCTCGCTGTAAAATTGTTCTCGTTCTCCTCATCTTGAAGTTTCTCTTGGACCGGTCCTTTATACCGTCAAAGTATCTTTCAAACCAATAAAGTCTGACAAAAGCTAGACAGCCGTGTATTGCGATGGGTGTTGAAATGCAACACAACAGGTATATGATGAGCTGTTGATAAAGGGTTAAATCATTGACGTTCACGGTGTTCAGTCCGCCTTGAGTAGTAGCACCACATGCTAGAAATAAAATGTCGATGTAACGGAAGTTATGAACAGGGTACATTAAAATGGAACCTAATATTGTTAGTGATATGATATAGAAATAGTGAACTGCAATAAAGTTGGGAAGAAAGTATTTCTTGAAGGGCTTTATGTAATGACCACATGATGCAATGAAATCACGAAACTTGTGACCCACGGTTTTCTTATAGTTCTCAACAAACCATGATGATGTCGACACCGACGTTGAAGTCCTACCAAAAGCCATACTCCAGTATAGACTAGTCCTAAAAGAACAGAAGTGGCAACTACCGTTATCAAAAACGAAAGAAGTTCACTGAATGTTTATGGTTATCTGCGGTGTGGGAGTTTTCTTCAGTAGTAAAATATTGTGAAGCTCTGTGTAATATATTACGATATGGTGAATTATGTTGGTGTAAATGAAAGAGTATAAAGTGTTTCGCACTGTCTGTAGCAAGCAGTAAGAAGATAAATTTGTCTacctcatcatcatcaccaaCCTCTTTAAATTTCTCGTAAATAACATGCAATTTCCTCGaggttttttttttccggATTTGGATTCAACGCTGGGACATTTCCGAGCTGGCGCTGTCCTATGGTGATGATGCTCTGGGGGCAGCGCGTTTTGCCCTGGTATCTTTTCGAAGGTTCGTCATGCAATGAGCGCAGAGCGGGGTATGCTTACGTATAGCATTTCATAGCGGAGATAAACATTTTCTGAACGATTTCACGATTTTGCCGGGGAAGGTGTGGGGCCTGtcagaaggaaaagatcgAAAAAGGTAGCTTTTTGTTCCAATGGGCAGGGTCAGTAAAATTAGCCAAGCTTCATAGTAACTTGCAATATGAAGACCCGTGAGTCGGTAGTGTTGCTGTGTATCTTTCTTGTACGGAACATGTTTAACAGTTGAACCTCTGTTGCGGACtaaaacaaaagaagaaaaaaaacgtaAACAGTAGCATTTTGGTTCAATTATCTTCAAGTAAGTAGGGATAAAAAAACGTAACCCTGAAAGCAGTAAACCCCCCACACATCACGCATGCCCTTTGTTAACGTAGAACAGTCCCATGATTCTGATCGACAGAATATTGCGAGTGATGGCGGAGGTCGACCCACGCTAGAGCACCCTCCAAGTAAAAAGCATAAAAATCAAATTAACCGCCATAAAAATTCACCAGGTTCATTGAAGGAAATTTCAAGCAATAAACAAAGGGAATTTCCTGGGAAGTCCAATGACACGAAACTTGCTAACTTTGCCAATTTTTTCCTGTCACCTTCAAgtttgacaaaaaaattggagCCAGAATGCTCACAAACATTTATTAAGCATGAACCAACCGACACATCAAAGGCATGTTTGATACCAAGTATAACATGTTCCCCTACGACCAACCCCGCTGTAGAAAATCCGGTTTTGAACACTTCGACAGGTAATGAGGAAAAGCGGGTTTCAAAAAGTAAAAAGAGGGATCACAATcaaaaaatgttcaaaCGGACAGCCGAGGTCGCAGCAACTGGGCCCATTGTTGATGAGGTGGAATCCCTAGAAAAATCAGTAAATGATCCAGGGGTATTTAAAAAGATAGATCACAAGCTATATGAAAGGGAGATAGCACTTGCACATGATGATAATACTCAATTATTTGAGGGGATCACCGATGAAAATGAACTGAAATTCTGTCATGAAAATGCTTCTTTTGGGTTGATCGATTGGATGGATCGGGGTGAAGAGCTAATAGAAGAAAACCGCACTTTAATGAAAAATCTTGTGCAGACAAGAATAGATCTGAGTCATAAGTTTTTGATTTTGAGTGAAGTAATTAATGCAAGAGCCGAAGCTTTGGAAATGCAAGGAGAGCGTATTGACGGCAAACTGAAGCAAATAAAAGACATCGCGAATAATATTCTTAACGTTATTTGAGATGAACGTGCGACTGTGTTGGTGTGTTTGCTGACTGCATTAGGTAGCTTaaatatttgatttttaTACTTCGGCGGGGGAAAACTTAAAGATATCAAGCAAAATTATACGCTTTAAttgattttattttaaTATGGTTTAGTTAATGGAAAGTTTTGTATATATTCTTGTAACAATTAAATAATTCTACAAAGACGGATGTTGGAAAGTAAAGAGTCGATAAAACTGTTTTCTTCTATAGAGAAACATAAGTGGAAAAAATCGGAAACACTCTTTAGATTCTCTTTCTGAATCGTCTGTCTCTTTGGGCAGAAACGTTGATAACAGACAAAGGCAAGCTCAAACCTAGAGATTTGACCAAGTCAGCAGTTTGGTTGTCAACGTTCAAAACACCCTTGTGGTGGGACAAGTCCAAAGCAGAAACTTCTGGAACGTATTGGtcctttctctctctttcttcttcttgtagCTTGAAAGAGATACCTCTAACTGGACCCTTTTGAATTCTCTTCATCAAGTGGGTGGTGTAACCAGCAATCTTGTTTCTCAATCTCTTGGATTGGATAGTGGCAATTTCGTCACATAGTCTCTTGTTGGTTTGGAAATCCAAAGTCAACTTTGGGTAGTAACGTTCAATTAGGGCCTTGGAGGCACGCTTGACTGTCTTTGTTCTAACTCTACCctgttttcaatttcaaattgCACATATAATTGCAAATAATTGTATGTTAGTATCAATGTTTCGTTAATTTATCTTAATAACAAACTGTTCCGGTCCAAATGACAAATTTATTGGAGAAGTGATAAGTATATTAACTGAATCTCGAAGTCCATAATTACCAAATAGATATTCGCAGCTCCGTGCTGCTCTTAGATAATCGGATTAACTCTCATCAGAATACGTCACTTCTCTCCAATCATATAATCATCAATCTGGTCTCTCTGGACACAGGATCCATAGTCGGTGTCTGCACACAAAAAATCATTCAACATACCATTTTGTATGTGCTAGTTTCGAAGTCTTAGCTATGTATATGTCTAAAGTATTAGCCGACTACTAAGTGCAAACTAACTGCTCTCGTAATACAGcttgttttcttcaatattCGCACCTGCTAAActttgggaaaaaaatgaaaaagaagagcGAGAACATTCCAAAACGACTAGGCGGAGAGCCACCACGGGAACCCAGGAACAACTGCAGCTGAGGTGAAGGAACCCGCGCCCTCCCCAGGGAGAATACCAGCCTGGAACAATCGTAAATTTGAGCCTGGAAACGTCCACGCGCTGAAACAAAGAACCAACCATCTATTTCCCAAATAGGAAACCAGGAATTGCACAAAATATAAAAACAACTTTTTCACAACTTTTCtaaaatattttgatggTGTACGGATGTTGAAAGCCGTCATTTCCATTTCTGCTCTCCACAAAAAATATGATgaaccagaaaaaaaaacggTGTCAACAAATTCgtgaacaaactgaaaaatacGGTATGCGAGATAGTGCCAAACGTGATATACAATAAAGCTATTTGGTGAGTTATTCCTAATAGCGACGAAAAAAGGTGATATCTCTTATAGTTCCCCGAAAGTAGTACTACTACTTGTACATATGTCAAATAAGTTCCACTGTGACGTTTGCTCCGCCGATTGTACTCATAGGGTTCGAATCTCATGTGCTGTATGTCCAGAATATGACCTATGTGTTCCCTGTTTTTCTCAAGGTGTGTATAATGGAAATCACAGGCCATACCATGATTATAGAATAATCGAGACAAACTCGTACCCTATATTATCGGAGGACTGGGGGGCAGATGAGGAACTGCAACTGATCAAAGGTGCCCAGACACTCGGGTTGGGTAATTGGCAAGACGTTGCAGATCATATAGGCAGCCGtgataaagaagaagttgcagCTCATTACATTCAATACTACATCGATAGTCCGTACTACCCTATCCCTGATATAACAAAGGACATTGAGGTATCCCAAGATGCCTTTTTGGAccagagaaagaagagaattGAGGCCTTTAGGGAGAAGGCTTTGGAACCTCCAAGGAAGCCAATGGCCTCTGTTCCAAGTTGTCACGAGGTCCAAGGGTTTATGCCTGGGAGATTGGAGTTCGAAACCGAGTTTGAGAATGAGGCTGAAGGACCTGTCAAGGATATGGTATTCGAACCAGATGACCAACCCTTGGATATTGAGTTGAAACTAGCCATTCtagatatatataattCTCGACTGACGACGAGAAGTGAAAAGAAACGTTTGCTGTTCGAAAATGAGTTGATGGAATACAGGAGGTTCCAAGCAATAGATAAGAAGCGAACtaaagaggaaaaggaTTTATTCAATAAGTTGAAACCTTACGCTCGATTGATGACGACGCAGGACTTTTCAGATTTCACAAAAGATATGTTAGAAGAGCTTCGGTGTAGATCCAGAATTCAAACTTTACAGGAGTGGAGGGCAAACGGTATTGTTACGCTAGAAGCTGGGCTCAAGTTTGAGCGGGATAAGCAGGCCAGATTCACTACTTTGGAAAAGTTTGGAAACTCTTTACCTTACAGCGCCAATGGTTCGGTGACGAGCAGCGGCAGACATAGAAGCACGCCACTTCATCGAGCTGGTGCCGATTACTCGCAGAATTATAACGAAAGCACTGGTAGGAAAAAGGTAATGACAATTAACGATATACAGCATGGATCAGATTACAATTTGCTATCTTCGGCTGAACAGCAACTGTGTATACAACTGAAGGTCATGCCTAAACCATATCTCGCCTTGAAAGAGATCATTTTTCGAGAACTACTCCGGACGCAAGGGGATATGGACAGAAAGGCGTTCACAGATTTGCTCGATATAGATCCAATCAAGGCAAGCAGACTTTATGATTTTTTCCGTGCCCAGAATTGGACGTAACCACTAGATTGTTTCATCGGTTCTGTATGGTCTCCGCATTATATCAGATGTAATATTATTTAtaaattatattttttttatgcATGTAGCAGAAAAGTACATGGATAAAGGGTGGCCATTATAGTTTCTTAACGATCAACTCCAATATCTTCGTCCGCGGATCATCTTCTGCGTCCATGTTTTCTATAAACCGTTCTTGGATGTACGTTTTATATTTCGTTTGGATAGCTTTGGCAACATTTGCTTCAAGTTTACTGTTGTAAGCAATGTATTTCTTGACAGACAGCTGTAATTGGTCAATATCTAGAGTTTCCACGGTCATGTATCTGACATTTAGCGTAATGTCTATTATTAACAATTCGGCGTATAATCGAGGGaagtccttcttcaaagttaaAGAATAGTGTTCGTTTCTCCAGTATTGTATGATGTGGTTAATCAAATAGTCTCTCGATAGTACTTTAAACTCGTCGAACAAGTTGATGTAGTTTACCGATTCGGTGAATAGGTACTCGACCGTTTCTATATTCATAGCTCTAGCTGTTTGCTTATCAGAGACAGCATAGTACCCTTTTTGTTTATTGAGATATTGTTCCCCCAGTGATTTCATAGCGATATCAAAAATCGTCAATGCAATATCACCACGGAGAGCTGGATTTGTTTCAAAAGTGCCCAGCATGCTCATGTCCGCTTCTGGCAGCTCGTTCAACTTATCCTTCATATGATCACCTGTAGACACATTTTGAGTTGCAGGACTGTCgtctttctcttcctccttggTTTGATCTCCATCCGCGTCCTTGCTGTCATTTAACATATCCAGCTCCTGTTCCCTCTCGTTGATCAAATTCATcactcttcttctttcaatCAACTTTGTCACAAAACTCAATTCAAATTTGGCGTATTCATACCAAAGCTTCTTGACGTCAGGATTAAATCTTAGGGCGTTTTGGAACGCAATTCTACAACTCTTGAAGTTGGCGTGAACCTCGTACTCATATTTTGCACAACTGATCCAAATATCGGCATTGGATGGGTGTAATCTTAATAGTTGGTTGTAGACGGTATGAATCTTCTTGTATGAGGTGCTGTTCCCTCTAGACTTTAAGAAATGCAAATATTGGGACCAGAACTTCAAATCCTGTGGGAATTTATTTGTGCCTCTTTGATAGATGAAGTTAATTCTTTGCTGGATAGACCAGTCAGATATACCGTTTGCCTTCGCGTTTTGAAGTATACGTTTACAACGCTTTAGTCTTAGCTTGTCCACATTACTTTCGTAGCTGATGTACTTCATATAATCAGTGATGCTGGACCCTCTTGAATTCAACCGATGCTCAAAATCggttctcttcttcataATTTTGGATACTTCTGTTTTAGTGAACAGGCCCTTCTCAACCAAATCATCTAATTCGGGAATACATTGTTCTAAATAATACCTCGTTTTGCTGGACATTGTGGTTGTACTGCTACTTGTTTTAAATGGTAAACTTCGATGTCATCTCGTATTACGGTTTACAATTAACCTTCTCatctggaaaattttcacaacagtaaggaagaaaaagatgaACTGATATTACAAATGGGACTGCTAGTACATCCGGACACcatattctttttttaaaaCAAATATTACTATTCGATTTTTCAGcatttgaaagtttcctcttttggAGTTTGTGTGAACGATCATTGAAATGCGGAAGAAAGTGAGAGATGGAGGGTTCGAGGGGACTGGTCTCGCCGGGGGGGGCCAGTGCTTCGGCACCATTCCCTCTCACAATCCTAGGCAGAAGATGCCAGGCGCCGCACCCAGCGAATGTCCCTGTCTCCCCTCTGTCCAGACGGACACCTCCCACGGAAGCGCACGCGCGCTCTCTCCAGCTGTGCGGTCGCCACTTTCCCGTTCCACGTCCCTCCGAGGAAGCAGGGCTTCTCTGTAGTAGTGTGTATCTTCTTTGAGGTATGGAGCACATCCAATatttcaatatttgaaatttcacGTAGTAGAGTTTTACTTTTGTTATGTCACTGTAGAAGGTCAACCAAGCCCAATCGAAATGTCTCTAgttgtccaagaacaaggtTCTTTCCAGCACATTTTGCGGTATGTCGTAATTCAgaattattttttgtcgtcaatgaggaggaggtcACCAGTTGTTTGGTATGCAGTGTGATCATGAACCGGAATTGCTAGGTGGATAAGAGCTGAGCCTGCTATTGATATGCTTTGGCTGTTACAAGGTCTCTGATTTGCATCTTAAAAGCTTTGACGGCCGATTATCGCCTTTTTTTGATAAGATAAATGTGCAATTATTAGCATTTACCAACCCTACCTGAAATGTACTCCTCATTGCTGGACACTTTAAGACtactctttgaacaaccTTTTTACTAacagttttatttttagGTGGAGTGAGGTCCGATCCTCGaacacttttttttcaattttttttacagTTTGCTTAACACTAACGTTGATGGTAACATCAAGATTGTCTACGCCTTGACCACCATCAAGGGTGTTGGTCGTCGTTACTCCAACTTGGTCTGTAAGAAGGCCGATATCAACCTAAACAAGAGAGCCGGTGAATTGACCCAGGAAGAATTGGAGAGAGTTGTCCAAATCATGCAAAACCCAACCCACTACAAGATCCCAGCTTGGTTCTTGTCCAGACAGAAGGACATCGCTGACGGTAAGGACTACCACCCATTGGCCAACAACGTCGAGTCCAAATTGAGAGACGACTTGGAGAGATTAAAGAAGATCAGAGCCCACCGTGGTATCAGACATTTCTGGGGTTTGCGTGTTAGAGGTCAACACACGAAGACCACTGGTAGAAGAAGATCCTAAGTATAGTAATTATATGTATATACGTGCGTACGTGCGTGTTTATGCCCTTGTATACTTTTTGTTAATCTAAATCATTTCAATATACTACAATAACATATTGTTTTTTATTGCTTCAATACATATgagttttttttcatttctATGATttacaatatttttttgttacaGGTGGAGATTGTGCGGCGGTAATGCTATATATAACGTATTTATTTTTGAGTCGTAATATACTGTATAAGATGAATTAAGCCTATATTTATTGACtggtttttgtttgtttgtttagTGGTTATGGAAAAGaacgttgttgttctcttcaCATCTGATTGGTAAGAATATAATTTCCTGCAGGATAATTGGCACCGGAACCTTCCGGCATGGGTCGCCTGTTGGAGGATGTGTCGCTGTAGGGGCTATGTGGGAACCCGTTCAGTGTGAGCTGGTACCTCCCCGCGAGCAAAGCCTGTTCCTTCCGGATGTACTGTCTCTGGTTTTGAAACCAAACCTGAATTGCCTTTTCACTCATGTTACATTTCTTTGCCAGTTCTAATTTCTCCTGTTTATTTGGAGCTTTATTCCTTTCGAAcgctttcttcaagatatctTTCTGTTCTTTGGTAGTTCTGCGCCTCTTGGGTTTACTGGAGACCTCCTCGCCGTTTATCAGTTTCTTGGGAAAAGTTTCCTTCGAGTGTGTAATAAACGAGAACCTTTTCCTcgaagaggacgaggatgatTCAGGAGAAGCAGCGAGTGCGGAGGAAGTCGACGAGACGGACGAGGATCTCCGTTCTGATGATTTACCAGTGGTCTTGCATTTCAGATTGTCTTGTCCATCTGGTGAATGCGGTGGTGTGACAAGGTGTCCGAGCTCCAACCCAGGTTTCTGGAACTCGGGTACCATTCTACCCTGGTTGACCACAAACGACTGCTGTGGCAGATACTGTGGTTGTAACTGGATACCTCTATTCAGTTGTGGTTGAATTTGGTACTGTACCTGTGCGTGAGGctgctgtggtggtggtggttgagTGTAAGTCTGGTAAGGtgcagcagcggcagcagtAGCAGGTGGCACACCCCCCATTATGCTGTGAAACGATGGCAACTGTACCCCATTTGAAGGCACGAATATTCTAATTTCAGGCTGCATTCCGTACTCCTGCGGTCTCTGTTCATATATgatctgttgttgtggttgcTGGGGTTGCATGTCGTACTGGGGGATGAAGTACCCCGTTACAGGGTTATAAGAACCCGGCACGGTCCCGTTAGCTAACATTTCTCTATTctactattattattattattggTATCCTTTTTTCGGATCAAAATAGCGACACTTAAACCAGGGAAGATTATCTCAAGTTCCcttgatatatatatatatacatatattgGGAAAAGACAACAAACCGTTAGCAACAAAAGAGGAGGGGGAGGGGCTAAACAGAGAAGGACAAAAGAAATGAAACAGAAAAGGAGCAGCTCACGACttaaagaagaagaagaggaagaatCCAATAGAAAACATCCCGAGAGTCGGCAGAAACAGAGGGAAGGGCAAAAGAAGTAAAACGAGCATCtggtatatatataatacGAAGAAGGGAAGAATAGGCGTCCGTAATAATAGAAATACCACTCTTGAATACGTGCATTATTTTACTAGTCCCACCTTGTCACCTTTTCGGCGATGTCACGCTACAGGCGTGCAACACAATAGGCAGTTCTCGGCCCGGAAGACAAAAAGCAAACGAGCGGAATGCAGCATTAGTAACAGAAAAAGATTTGGGTGCGTCTCACtgtctgctgctgctgctgcagcGCCTGAAAACAGACGCAGGAGATTTGTTCACATGCAACATTGATACATGTATGGCAGAAGAGAATCACGTATGCGCTAATTACCGTGGGAATAAATTTCACACTTTCTCTCTCGTTTGCTGTCCTCTTCTATTATCCACTGCATAGCGGGTAGAGTAGGCAACGTCAGCAATAGGTCAATACCcaacaaaaaagagagagagagggaagGACGTCACCTCCAAACAGATTCAAAACACACCCTATTCTGTATCTGAAGACCCGTTCCGTCGCGCGGGAAGCAAATCTTAGCTGCGCAGAAACATGCTTAGGGAAGGTGGAGCGTTTCGGAGCCGAGCGACTCCAGGAGCGTGAGGGATAAAGAAAAGCCGTttaaaccaaaaaaaacagcCCCTACAAGTTTCTGCCACGGGCGTTTCTGTGCTCGAACTAAAAACCGAACctaaaacaaaaaaaaagaccCCCCTCCCGCGCCCCATCACGCCTAGTTCCCCGATTATGAAAAACAACAATGCGTGTTTTTTTCGTTCCCGTCCTTCTCTCTCCCCTTTCGGAAACCTCCTGTGAATTTGGTGTAGAACCAGAAATGTTTGCATACGGTtaaagaggaaaaggaaatttTTGGGACAAGAAATAGGAGTTGAGAGTCGCGGAAGGGCTTAGAGTAGACGGCCAAGCTGAATCTGCCAAGACTCCATTAATCTGgcttttttcttcaaatgtCATGTTTCCGCTTCAGGACGGTGCCCTTTGTTTACATAAGAATTATGTGGAGATTTTGTCCTGTGGCCGGCGTCATGTTGGACAAATaagaaaagggaaaaaaataaagagaAAAACGCAAAGTGCGGAACCGTCCACTTGCTATTCTTCCGCTTCAACT
This sequence is a window from Huiozyma naganishii CBS 8797 chromosome 3, complete genome. Protein-coding genes within it:
- the ADA2 gene encoding chromatin-binding transcription regulator ADA2 (similar to Saccharomyces cerevisiae ADA2 (YDR448W); ancestral locus Anc_5.563); translation: MSNKFHCDVCSADCTHRVRISCAVCPEYDLCVPCFSQGVYNGNHRPYHDYRIIETNSYPILSEDWGADEELQLIKGAQTLGLGNWQDVADHIGSRDKEEVAAHYIQYYIDSPYYPIPDITKDIEVSQDAFLDQRKKRIEAFREKALEPPRKPMASVPSCHEVQGFMPGRLEFETEFENEAEGPVKDMVFEPDDQPLDIELKLAILDIYNSRLTTRSEKKRLLFENELMEYRRFQAIDKKRTKEEKDLFNKLKPYARLMTTQDFSDFTKDMLEELRCRSRIQTLQEWRANGIVTLEAGLKFERDKQARFTTLEKFGNSLPYSANGSVTSSGRHRSTPLHRAGADYSQNYNESTGRKKVMTINDIQHGSDYNLLSSAEQQLCIQLKVMPKPYLALKEIIFRELLRTQGDMDRKAFTDLLDIDPIKASRLYDFFRAQNWT
- the RPS18A gene encoding 40S ribosomal protein uS13 (similar to Saccharomyces cerevisiae RPS18A (YDR450W) and RPS18B (YML026C); ancestral locus Anc_5.566) is translated as MSLVVQEQGSFQHILRLLNTNVDGNIKIVYALTTIKGVGRRYSNLVCKKADINLNKRAGELTQEELERVVQIMQNPTHYKIPAWFLSRQKDIADGKDYHPLANNVESKLRDDLERLKKIRAHRGIRHFWGLRVRGQHTKTTGRRRS
- the YHP1 gene encoding Yhp1p (similar to Saccharomyces cerevisiae YHP1 (YDR451C) and YOX1 (YML027W); ancestral locus Anc_5.567); this encodes MLANGTVPGSYNPVTGYFIPQYDMQPQQPQQQIIYEQRPQEYGMQPEIRIFVPSNGVQLPSFHSIMGGVPPATAAAAAPYQTYTQPPPPQQPHAQVQYQIQPQLNRGIQLQPQYLPQQSFVVNQGRMVPEFQKPGLELGHLVTPPHSPDGQDNLKCKTTGKSSERRSSSVSSTSSALAASPESSSSSSRKRFSFITHSKETFPKKLINGEEVSSKPKRRRTTKEQKDILKKAFERNKAPNKQEKLELAKKCNMSEKAIQVWFQNQRQYIRKEQALLAGRYQLTLNGFPHSPYSDTSSNRRPMPEGSGANYPAGNYILTNQM
- the RPS17B gene encoding 40S ribosomal protein eS17 (similar to Saccharomyces cerevisiae RPS17B (YDR447C) and RPS17A (YML024W); ancestral locus Anc_5.562), with the translated sequence MGRVRTKTVKRASKALIERYYPKLTLDFQTNKRLCDEIATIQSKRLRNKIAGYTTHLMKRIQKGPVRGISFKLQEEERERKDQYVPEVSALDLSHHKGVLNVDNQTADLVKSLGLSLPLSVINVSAQRDRRFRKRI
- the UTP6 gene encoding snoRNA-binding rRNA-processing protein UTP6 (similar to Saccharomyces cerevisiae UTP6 (YDR449C); ancestral locus Anc_5.564), whose amino-acid sequence is MSSKTRYYLEQCIPELDDLVEKGLFTKTEVSKIMKKRTDFEHRLNSRGSSITDYMKYISYESNVDKLRLKRCKRILQNAKANGISDWSIQQRINFIYQRGTNKFPQDLKFWSQYLHFLKSRGNSTSYKKIHTVYNQLLRLHPSNADIWISCAKYEYEVHANFKSCRIAFQNALRFNPDVKKLWYEYAKFELSFVTKLIERRRVMNLINEREQELDMLNDSKDADGDQTKEEEKDDSPATQNVSTGDHMKDKLNELPEADMSMLGTFETNPALRGDIALTIFDIAMKSLGEQYLNKQKGYYAVSDKQTARAMNIETVEYLFTESVNYINLFDEFKVLSRDYLINHIIQYWRNEHYSLTLKKDFPRLYAELLIIDITLNVRYMTVETLDIDQLQLSVKKYIAYNSKLEANVAKAIQTKYKTYIQERFIENMDAEDDPRTKILELIVKKL
- the KNAG0C02750 gene encoding uncharacterized protein, translating into MCSIPQRRYTLLQRSPASSEGRGTGKWRPHSWRERACASVGGVRLDRGETGTFAGCGAWHLLPRIVRGNGAEALAPPGETSPLEPSISHFLPHFNDRSHKLQKRKLSNAEKSNSNICFKKRIWCPDVLAVPFVISVHLFLPYCCENFPDEKVNCKP
- the ECM11 gene encoding Ecm11p (similar to Saccharomyces cerevisiae ECM11 (YDR446W); ancestral locus Anc_5.561), which produces MPFVNVEQSHDSDRQNIASDGGGRPTLEHPPSKKHKNQINRHKNSPGSLKEISSNKQREFPGKSNDTKLANFANFFLSPSSLTKKLEPECSQTFIKHEPTDTSKACLIPSITCSPTTNPAVENPVLNTSTGNEEKRVSKSKKRDHNQKMFKRTAEVAATGPIVDEVESLEKSVNDPGVFKKIDHKLYEREIALAHDDNTQLFEGITDENELKFCHENASFGLIDWMDRGEELIEENRTLMKNLVQTRIDLSHKFLILSEVINARAEALEMQGERIDGKLKQIKDIANNILNVI